The genomic DNA CGCGGGGCCGCGGGCGCGCCGGTCATCTAAAATGGGTCGGCCTCCCGCCTGGGCCGCACTTGCGCCGGCGCGGCCGGAGCGCCGCGCAAAAAAGCAACCCCGCAGGACCGCAGGACCAGACCCATGCCCATCGATCACTACGAGAATTTTCCCGTCGCCTCGCTGCTGTTGCCGCGTCGGCTGCGTGGCGCCGTGACCGATCTGTACCGGTTCGCCCGCGCCGCCGACGATATCGCCGACGAAGGCGCGGCCAGCGACGACGAACGGTTGGCCCAATTGGCCGCATTCCGCGCCGAGCTGCATCGTATCGGCGCCGAACCGGGCGCGGTGCCGGCCCCCGGCGCCCCCGAACTGGCCGGTATTTTCGTGCCGCTGGCGGCCACCATCGCCCGCCACCAGTTGCCCATCACGCCCTTCTACGACCTGCTGTCGGCCTTCGAGCAGGACATCAGCGTCAAGCGCTACGACGATTACGCCACGCTGGCCGACTACTGCACCCGCTCGGCCAACCCCGTCGGGCGGCTGATGCTGCACCTGTTCGACGCCACCGATCCGCGCGACGTGGAACAATCGGACGCCATCTGCACCGGGCTGCAATTGGTGAACTTCTGGCAGGACGTGCGGGTCGATTGGCACAAGCACCGCGTCTACCTGCCGCAGGAAGACCTGAACCGCTTCGACGTCTCGGAAGAGGACCTGGCCGCCTGCCGCCTGACGCCGGGCTGGCGCGCCCTGATGGCGTTCGAGGTGGAACGCGCCCGCGCACTGCTACACTTCGGCGCTCCGCTGGCGCGCCGCCTGCCGGGCCGCATCGGCCTGGAGCTGCGCCTGGTGGTGCAAGGCGGGCTGCGCGTGCTGGAGCGGATCGAGGCGAGCGGCTACGATGTATTCATGAACCGACCCGAATTGGGCGCCAAGGACTGGGCCATCATGCTCTGGCGCTCCATCAAGTAAGCAACCGGCCCTGCCAACTATGACCCCTGACGAGTACTGCCAGGAGAAAGCCGCCAAGAGCGGTTCCAGCTTCTACTATTCCTTCCTGTTCCTGCCGCCCGAGCGGCGTCGCGCCATCACGGCGCTGTACGCCTATTGCCGCGAGGTCGACGACGTGGTGGACGAATGCACCGACCCGTCGCTGGCGCGCATCAAGCTGGCCTGGTGGCGCACGCAGGTCGACCAGATGTTCGACGGCAAGCCCGACCATCCCGTGACCCGCGCGCTGCAGCCGCACCTGCAAAGCTGTTCGATCACCCGCGAGCGCCTGCTGGCGGTGGTCGACGGCATGGAAATGGACCTGGACCAGACCCGCTACCTGGACTGGCCCGGCCTGCGCAAGTATTGCTGGCACGCCGCCGGCGTGGTCGGCGAACTGTCGGCCGGCGTCTTCGGCTACACCGATCCGGCCACGCTGGTCTACGCCGAGAAGCTCGGCCTGGCGTTCCAGATGACCAACATCATCCGCGACGTCGGCGACGATGCCCGCCGCGGCCGCATCTACATCCCGGTCAACGACATGCAGCAGTTCGAGGTCAAGGCCTCGGACATCCTGAACGGCGAATATTCCGAACGCTTCTCGGCGCTGATGAAGTTCCAGGCCGAGCGCGCCCGCGAGCTGTACCGCGAGGCGATGCGCAGCCTGCCCGAAGCCGACCGGCGCGCGCAGCGTCCCGGCCTGATGATGGCGGCGATCTACCATGCCCTGCTCGATGAGATCGAGCGCGACAACTGGCAGGTGCTGCACCAGCGCATCTCGCTGACGCCGCTGCGCAAGCTGTGGCTGGCGTGGAAAACCTGGGTGGGCGGCGGACGCGGGCTGGTCCGCCGGTTGGCGCGGTGAAGGCCGCGGTCATCGGCGCCGGCTGGGCGGGCCTGGCGGCCAGCGTCGCCCTGCGAGAGGCCGGCGCCAAGGTCACCGTGTTCGAAGCCGGCCACACGCCCGGCGGCCGCGCCCGGCGCGTATTCCATGATGGCTTCGAATCGCCGCTGGACAACGGCCAGCACCTGCTGTCGGGCGCCTACAAGCACACGCTGGCGCTGATGCGCCGCGTGGGCCGCAATCCCGATGCCCTGCTGATGCGCCGCCCGCTGCGGCTGGCCAGCCTGGATGGGCGCTTCCGCCTGTCGGCGCCGCGCCTGCCCGCGCCCCTGCACATGGCGGTGGCGATCCTGGGCGCGCGCGGCCTGTCGTGGGCCGACCGCTACGCCACGCTGCGCCTGATGCGCGGCCTGCGCGCCATGTCCTGGACCCCGCCGCGCGACTGGACCGTGCAGCAGCTGCTGCACTATCACGCGCAGTCCGACGCCCTGATCCGCCAGGTCTGGGAACCGCTGTGCCTGGCCGCGCTGAACACGCCGGTGGCCAGCGCCAGCGCCGCGCTGTTCGCCCGCGTGCTGCGCGACAGCCTGGCCGGCCGCCGTGAAGACAGCGACCTGCTGCTGCCCTGCACCGACCTGTCGGCGCTGTGGCCCGACGCCGCCGCGCGCCAGGTCACGATGCGCTACGGCAGCACGGTGCGCCAGCTGCGGCCCTCGCAAGACGGCATCGACATCAACCAGGAACGTTTCGACGCCGCCGTGCTGGCGGTGCCGCCGGCGTTCGCCGCGCGCCTGCTGGATGCGCCGCTGCGCGCAGTGGGCGCGACCGGCCTGCTGGACGCGCTGCGGGCCTTCGACTATCTGCCGATCGCCACCCTCAACCTGCGCCTGGCCGGCCCGTGGCGCCTGCCCGAACCCATGATGATGCTGCGCGAGGAACCGGGCCGCGGCCATATCGGCCAATGGCTGTTCGACCGCGCGCAACTGGCCGGCGACGCCCAGGCCGGTGAATTGGCGGTGGTGGCGAGCGCGGCCACCGGCCTGGCCGAACGCAACCGCCAGCAGGCCATCGAGGCCCTCATCGACCAGGTGGCCGAGCAGGCCGCCGGTTATCCGCAGCGGCTGCCGCCGATGCCGGAAGTCGCGGCGGCGGAATTGTTCATCGAAAAGCGCGCCACCTTTGCGGCGGTGCCGGGCCTGACCCGGCCGTTGAACAGCACGCCGTGGCCGACGCTGGCGCTGGCAGGCGACTGGACCGACACCGGCTACCCCGGCGTGCTGGAAGGCGCGGTGCGCAGCGGCCTGGACGCGGCGCGGGTGCTGAATCCGCGGGCGGACGACTGAGGCGCGCAGCGCCCATGGCAATGCGCCGGCGCGTATCGGCGCGCGCCGCGCCGCCTTGGCGCGGGCAGCGGCAGATTCAGCGCAACAGGCTGGCCGTCGCCAGTCCCAGGCCCGTCAGCAACAGGGACCCGAGCAGGCTGAAGCCGGCGTAGCCCAGCGCGCCGCCATAGGCGCCGCGCTCGAGCATCGCCACGGTTTCAGCCGAGAAAGTCGAAAACGTGGTCAGCCCGCCCATGAAACCGGTGATGGCCCCCAGCCGCACCCAGGCCGGCCATTCCGGATGACCGGCCACCAGCGCCAGCGCCAGTCCCACCAGATATCCCCCGGCCAGATTGACCGCCAGCGTGCCCCAGGGCCACGACTCGGTGTTGAGCCACAGGCTGACCAGCCAGCGCGCCCAGGCGCCGAACATGGCGCCCAGGCCCACGGCCAGGAAGTTCAGGGGAATCAGGGTCTGGTAGGCGGACATGGACTCAGGGCGCGCGGTGCTGCTTCAGGCGCAAGGAAAAGACCAGCAGCAGTATGCCAAAGAACACGGCGTAGATGCCGATGACCCACACCAGGGCCAGTGCGCCGGCGCCCGGCTGCAACACCAGCATGGCGCCGAACAGGATAGATACCAGGCCGGACAGCGCCAGGAACCACTCGTTGCGGATTTCCTTGCGAAAGCGGATTGCGGCGACGATCTGGAACACGCCCGCCACCAGCGCCCAGATGGCGATGATGTAGAGCAGGATCAACGCCGTCAGGCCCGGCCACAGGAAGGTGGCGATGCCGGCCGCCACGCCCAACAGGCCGACGATGATCAGCGCCCACAGCGGCTTGCCGCGCTCGCGGATGCGGATGCCGGCGATCAGCGCCAGCACGCCGTCGGCCAGCGCGAACGCGCCCCACACCAGCACCAGCGCCGACAAGGTGATCGCCGGCATGAACATGGCCATCAGGCCGAACAGGATGGCGACGACGCCGCGCAATGCCACCCAACCCCAGTGACGACCGATCTGATCCACGACTTGCGAGTCAAGCATGACGACCTCCGGTAACACGTAACGGGTGACCTATCTTATTTGAATTTTCCCGCGCGTGGACCGCCTGGCCGCCGTGACCCGGTTGGCCGGAAAGGCCGCCGCCCCGGAGACGGCCGGCTCCCGGCCTTATTGCAGCTTGATCTGCGCGCGCTCGATCACCGACTTCCAGCGATCGCGTTCGGCGCGGATCTGTTCGCCGAACTCGGCCGGCGTATTGCCCAGCGGGAAGGCGCCGGTCTCTTCCATCTTGGCGGCGGTGGCGGGGTCGCGCACCGCCTGGGCGAAGGCCTGCGCGAGCTTGTCGCGCACGTCCGCCGGCATGCCCGCCGGCCCCACCACGCCGTACCAGGCGGTGACGTCGTAATCCTTGTAGCCCTGCTCGGCGAA from Achromobacter xylosoxidans includes the following:
- a CDS encoding HdeD family acid-resistance protein, encoding MLDSQVVDQIGRHWGWVALRGVVAILFGLMAMFMPAITLSALVLVWGAFALADGVLALIAGIRIRERGKPLWALIIVGLLGVAAGIATFLWPGLTALILLYIIAIWALVAGVFQIVAAIRFRKEIRNEWFLALSGLVSILFGAMLVLQPGAGALALVWVIGIYAVFFGILLLVFSLRLKQHRAP
- the hpnD gene encoding presqualene diphosphate synthase HpnD gives rise to the protein MTPDEYCQEKAAKSGSSFYYSFLFLPPERRRAITALYAYCREVDDVVDECTDPSLARIKLAWWRTQVDQMFDGKPDHPVTRALQPHLQSCSITRERLLAVVDGMEMDLDQTRYLDWPGLRKYCWHAAGVVGELSAGVFGYTDPATLVYAEKLGLAFQMTNIIRDVGDDARRGRIYIPVNDMQQFEVKASDILNGEYSERFSALMKFQAERARELYREAMRSLPEADRRAQRPGLMMAAIYHALLDEIERDNWQVLHQRISLTPLRKLWLAWKTWVGGGRGLVRRLAR
- a CDS encoding CrcB family protein, with translation MSAYQTLIPLNFLAVGLGAMFGAWARWLVSLWLNTESWPWGTLAVNLAGGYLVGLALALVAGHPEWPAWVRLGAITGFMGGLTTFSTFSAETVAMLERGAYGGALGYAGFSLLGSLLLTGLGLATASLLR
- the hpnC gene encoding squalene synthase HpnC gives rise to the protein MPIDHYENFPVASLLLPRRLRGAVTDLYRFARAADDIADEGAASDDERLAQLAAFRAELHRIGAEPGAVPAPGAPELAGIFVPLAATIARHQLPITPFYDLLSAFEQDISVKRYDDYATLADYCTRSANPVGRLMLHLFDATDPRDVEQSDAICTGLQLVNFWQDVRVDWHKHRVYLPQEDLNRFDVSEEDLAACRLTPGWRALMAFEVERARALLHFGAPLARRLPGRIGLELRLVVQGGLRVLERIEASGYDVFMNRPELGAKDWAIMLWRSIK
- the hpnE gene encoding hydroxysqualene dehydroxylase HpnE, coding for MKAAVIGAGWAGLAASVALREAGAKVTVFEAGHTPGGRARRVFHDGFESPLDNGQHLLSGAYKHTLALMRRVGRNPDALLMRRPLRLASLDGRFRLSAPRLPAPLHMAVAILGARGLSWADRYATLRLMRGLRAMSWTPPRDWTVQQLLHYHAQSDALIRQVWEPLCLAALNTPVASASAALFARVLRDSLAGRREDSDLLLPCTDLSALWPDAAARQVTMRYGSTVRQLRPSQDGIDINQERFDAAVLAVPPAFAARLLDAPLRAVGATGLLDALRAFDYLPIATLNLRLAGPWRLPEPMMMLREEPGRGHIGQWLFDRAQLAGDAQAGELAVVASAATGLAERNRQQAIEALIDQVAEQAAGYPQRLPPMPEVAAAELFIEKRATFAAVPGLTRPLNSTPWPTLALAGDWTDTGYPGVLEGAVRSGLDAARVLNPRADD